In a genomic window of Caloenas nicobarica isolate bCalNic1 chromosome 1, bCalNic1.hap1, whole genome shotgun sequence:
- the GRAP2 gene encoding GRB2-related adapter protein 2 isoform X3: protein MEAIAKFDFNASGEDELSFQAGDMLKVLSSQEDWYKAELRSQEGYVPKNFIDFHVPSWFDERISRHEAENTLMSKGVGSFIVRASQNSHGDFSISVRHEDDVQHFKVMRDSKGNYYLWTEKFHSLNKLVDYYKTTSISRQKQIFLRENSQEDKRTLWVRALYDFDAMEHDELGFRSGDILEVLDSSNPSWWKGRLRGELGLFPANYVTPVHL from the exons ATGGAAGCCATCGCCAAATTTGATTTCAATGCTTCTGGAGAGGATGAGTTGAGCTTCCAGGCTGGGGATATGCTGAAG GTTTTGAGCTCCCAGGAAGATTGGTACAAGGCTGAGCTCCGGAGTCAAGAGGGCTACGTTCCTAAGAACTTCATTGATTTTCACGTTCCCTC CTGGTTTGATGAAAGGATATCCCGCCACGAAGCAGAGAACACCCTCATGAGCAAAGGAGTTGGCTCCTTCATTGTTCGAGCCAGTCAGAACTCTCATGGTGACTTCTCCATCTCTGTCAG GCATGAAGATGATGTGCAACACTTCAAAGTGATGAGGGATTCAAAGGGTAACTATTACTTGTGGACAGAGAAATTCCACTCGCTAAACAAGCTGGTGGATTACTACAAGACAACTTCCATCTCCAGGCAGAAGCAGATCTTCCTGAGGGAAAACAGCCAAGAAGATAAG CGAACACTATGGGTCCGTGCCTTGTACGACTTTGATGCTATGGAGCACGACGAGCTGGGCTTCCGTAGTGGAGACATCTTAGAGGTTCTGGACAGCTCCAACCCATCATGGTGGAAAGGACGTCTGCGTGGGGAACTGGGTCTCTTCCCTGCCAACTATGTCACACCAGTGCACCTGTGA
- the GRAP2 gene encoding GRB2-related adapter protein 2 isoform X2, translated as MEAIAKFDFNASGEDELSFQAGDMLKVLSSQEDWYKAELRSQEGYVPKNFIDFHVPSWFDERISRHEAENTLMSKGVGSFIVRASQNSHGDFSISVRHEDDVQHFKVMRDSKGNYYLWTEKFHSLNKLVDYYKTTSISRQKQIFLRENSQEDKQERRGGSLERMGREGFRLGGAAGEDHSYLSKRYIEHPIPILQQQQDRYSGSLDRRGGLHGLRDHGQGSAAAMQRRHTDPVYQQTPRTLWVRALYDFDAMEHDELGFRSGDILEVLDSSNPSWWKGRLRGELGLFPANYVTPVHL; from the exons ATGGAAGCCATCGCCAAATTTGATTTCAATGCTTCTGGAGAGGATGAGTTGAGCTTCCAGGCTGGGGATATGCTGAAG GTTTTGAGCTCCCAGGAAGATTGGTACAAGGCTGAGCTCCGGAGTCAAGAGGGCTACGTTCCTAAGAACTTCATTGATTTTCACGTTCCCTC CTGGTTTGATGAAAGGATATCCCGCCACGAAGCAGAGAACACCCTCATGAGCAAAGGAGTTGGCTCCTTCATTGTTCGAGCCAGTCAGAACTCTCATGGTGACTTCTCCATCTCTGTCAG GCATGAAGATGATGTGCAACACTTCAAAGTGATGAGGGATTCAAAGGGTAACTATTACTTGTGGACAGAGAAATTCCACTCGCTAAACAAGCTGGTGGATTACTACAAGACAACTTCCATCTCCAGGCAGAAGCAGATCTTCCTGAGGGAAAACAGCCAAGAAGATAAG CAG GAGAGGCGTGGTGGCAGCCTGGAACGGATGGGCCGGGAAGGATTCCGCCTGGgtggagcagctggagaagatCACTCTTATCTATCCAAGAGATATATAGAGCATCCTATCCCCatactgcagcagcagcag GACAGGTATAGTGGGAGTCTGGACAGGAGAGGTGGGCTGCATGGACTAAGGGATCATGGCCAAGGAAGTGCAGCAGCCATGCAACGGAGACACACAGACCCAGTGTACCAGCAGACACCG CGAACACTATGGGTCCGTGCCTTGTACGACTTTGATGCTATGGAGCACGACGAGCTGGGCTTCCGTAGTGGAGACATCTTAGAGGTTCTGGACAGCTCCAACCCATCATGGTGGAAAGGACGTCTGCGTGGGGAACTGGGTCTCTTCCCTGCCAACTATGTCACACCAGTGCACCTGTGA
- the GRAP2 gene encoding GRB2-related adapter protein 2 isoform X1: MEAIAKFDFNASGEDELSFQAGDMLKVLSSQEDWYKAELRSQEGYVPKNFIDFHVPSWFDERISRHEAENTLMSKGVGSFIVRASQNSHGDFSISVRHEDDVQHFKVMRDSKGNYYLWTEKFHSLNKLVDYYKTTSISRQKQIFLRENSQEDKERRGGSLERMGREGFRLGGAAGEDHSYLSKRYIEHPIPILQQQQDRYSGSLDRRGGLHGLRDHGQGSAAAMQRRHTDPVYQQTPRTLWVRALYDFDAMEHDELGFRSGDILEVLDSSNPSWWKGRLRGELGLFPANYVTPVHL, from the exons ATGGAAGCCATCGCCAAATTTGATTTCAATGCTTCTGGAGAGGATGAGTTGAGCTTCCAGGCTGGGGATATGCTGAAG GTTTTGAGCTCCCAGGAAGATTGGTACAAGGCTGAGCTCCGGAGTCAAGAGGGCTACGTTCCTAAGAACTTCATTGATTTTCACGTTCCCTC CTGGTTTGATGAAAGGATATCCCGCCACGAAGCAGAGAACACCCTCATGAGCAAAGGAGTTGGCTCCTTCATTGTTCGAGCCAGTCAGAACTCTCATGGTGACTTCTCCATCTCTGTCAG GCATGAAGATGATGTGCAACACTTCAAAGTGATGAGGGATTCAAAGGGTAACTATTACTTGTGGACAGAGAAATTCCACTCGCTAAACAAGCTGGTGGATTACTACAAGACAACTTCCATCTCCAGGCAGAAGCAGATCTTCCTGAGGGAAAACAGCCAAGAAGATAAG GAGAGGCGTGGTGGCAGCCTGGAACGGATGGGCCGGGAAGGATTCCGCCTGGgtggagcagctggagaagatCACTCTTATCTATCCAAGAGATATATAGAGCATCCTATCCCCatactgcagcagcagcag GACAGGTATAGTGGGAGTCTGGACAGGAGAGGTGGGCTGCATGGACTAAGGGATCATGGCCAAGGAAGTGCAGCAGCCATGCAACGGAGACACACAGACCCAGTGTACCAGCAGACACCG CGAACACTATGGGTCCGTGCCTTGTACGACTTTGATGCTATGGAGCACGACGAGCTGGGCTTCCGTAGTGGAGACATCTTAGAGGTTCTGGACAGCTCCAACCCATCATGGTGGAAAGGACGTCTGCGTGGGGAACTGGGTCTCTTCCCTGCCAACTATGTCACACCAGTGCACCTGTGA